CCCCGCCACCGCGACCACCGACAGGTAGGTCTTGAACTCGCTGTCTCCGAGGTATGCCCCCAGGCGGCCGCGGATCGCCGCGTAGTGCAGCGAGAAGTTCACGCCGGCCAGGAACATGAACACGATCAGCACGCTCTCGACCGCCGGGTTCGCGAAGCCGCCGATCGACGTGTCCTGCGTGCTGAACCCACCAGTGGCCATGGTGGTGAAGGCGTGGCAGAGCGCGTCGTACCATCCCAGACCCGCGATCATGAGCGCGACCATGCAGGACAGCGAGAGCGCGCAGTACACGCCCCAGAGTAGCCGGGCCGTCTCCTTGATCCGCGGGGTCAGCCGGTCGGGGGACGGCCCGGGCGCTTCGGCCCGGAAGAGCTGCATCCCGCCGACTCCGAGCAGGGGCAGGATGGCCAGGCTCAGCACCACGATGCCCATGCCGCCCAGCCACTGGATCATCGAGCGCCAGAGCAGGGGACCCCGCTGCAGCCCGACGGTCACCGCCTCCCCGGTGTCGGGATCCGTCACCACCCGCTGTTCGATGTCCGAGAGGATCGACGCCCCCGTCGTGGTGAACCCGCTCACCGATTCGAAGGCGGCGTCGGTGAACGACGGAATCTGCCCCGACAACCAGAAGGGCATGGCGCCGAACAGTCCGACGACCAGCCATCCCACGCTCACGATCACGAAGCCGTCGCGCTTGCGCAGGTCCTGCCGGCCACGCAGCAACAAGGCGGTGGGTGCGCCCAGCGCGAGACCGATCCCGATGCACAGGGCGAACCACGGCGCCGCGTCCTCGCCCGCCAACAACGACACGAAGAACGGCACGAGCATGGCGATCGCCGTGGCGGCCAACAGCAGCCCCAACACGCGGACCACGGCGTCGAGGTTCACGCCCACGATTACCTGAACAGCTTCTGCACGGCCTTCACGCGACCGGGCAGGGTGAATACGAGCACCTTGTCGCCCGGATCGATCACGTCGGACCCGCGCGGGATGACGACCTGGTAGGGCTTGATGATCGCACCCAGAATCGTGTTGCGGGGCAGTTCGAGCTTGGCCAGTTGGACCCCCACCGCCGCGCTGCGCTCGGTCGCCTCGACCTCGAGCACCTCGGCGTCGCTGTCCTTGAGATCGGTCAGGCTGAGGATGTTGCCGTGGCGGAAGTAGCGCATGATGGCGCGCGCGGTCGACAGACGCGGGCTCACGGCGGCGTCGATTCCGATCACCGCGGCCAGGGGCACGTAGTTCGGACGCTTGATCAGCGAGATCGTCTTGCTCGCCCCGTAGTGCCGCGCGAGCAGACACGAGGTGATGTTCATCTCCTCGTCGTCGCTCACGGCGACGAAGGCGTCGATCTTCTCCACGCCCTCCTGCTCGAGCAGTTCGGCGTCGGTGGCCTCGCCGCGCAGGGGCAGTGTCTTCTCGAGCCGGTCGCCGGCCCAGCGCGCGCGCTGCTCGTCGGGCTCGATCAGCTTCACGTGGATCCCGTCGCGATCCAGCCACTCGGACAACGACACGCCGATGCGGTTGGCTCCGGCCACCATGATCGCCCGCGGCCGCGGTGTGGGCCGGGTGAGCCTGCCCAGGGCTTCGTTGATCCGGCCCGGTCGGCCCACCAGGAAGACGTGGTCGCCCTCGAGCAGCTTGTCGTCGCCGGTGGGGATGATCGTCTTCTGCCGGCGCGTGATGGCCGCGACCAACGCCCAGCGACTGCCGACCTCGCCGGCGATCTCGCTCAGGCTCTTGCCGTCGACCGGGGCCCCCGACCCGATGCGCGCGCCGATCACCTGCACGCGTCCGTCGGCGAAGTCGTAGATGTCGGTGGCCGCCGGCTGCAGGAGGAGTTCGTGGATCTCGGCCACCGCCTCCTGGTCGGGATTGATCATCTGGTCGATGGCCTCGAAGCTCGACTGCCCGGTGGTGTCCTCCTCGCCGGCGCGGCGGTAGTACTCGCGGTTGCGCACGCGGGCCACCTTGGTGCGCACGCCGTAGCGATCGGCCTGCAGGCAGGCCAGGATGTTGATCTCGTCGACGTCGGTCACGGCGATCAGGACACCGGCCTTCTCGACGCCGGCCTCCTCGAGCACCTCGCAGGCCGCGCCGTTGCCCGTCTGGATCATGGCGTCGACATGGTCCTTGGCCTCGTTCACGATGTCGGGATCGGCCTCGATCATGACGACGTCGTGGTTCGCACTCGACAGGCGGTTGGCGACGATCGATCCCACCGCGCCCGCGCCCACGATGATGATCTTCATCATGCCCTCCCGGCGGTCGAGACGATTTCGAGGGCGCGGTCGACGTCGGCGTCGGACACGTCGAGGTGGGTCACCATCCGGACCCGACGCGGCCCGAAGGCCGACACCAGAACACCGGCGGTCGCGAACGTGGAGGCGAGGTCGGACGAGCTCTGCTCTCCGAGCACGTCGAAGAGAACGATGTTGGACTCGGGCGTGCGCACCGCCCTCAGCTCGGGGTGCTCGAGCTCGTCGGCGAGCCGGCGGGCCCGCGCGTGGTCGTCGGCCATGCGCTCGACGTGGTGGTCGAGGGCGTGAAGGCAGGCCGCGGCCAGCACGCCCACCTGGCGCATGCCACCGCCCCACTGCTTGCGCAGGCGGTGCGCGCGGCGGACCACG
This is a stretch of genomic DNA from Candidatus Krumholzibacteriia bacterium. It encodes these proteins:
- a CDS encoding potassium transporter TrkG, encoding MNLDAVVRVLGLLLAATAIAMLVPFFVSLLAGEDAAPWFALCIGIGLALGAPTALLLRGRQDLRKRDGFVIVSVGWLVVGLFGAMPFWLSGQIPSFTDAAFESVSGFTTTGASILSDIEQRVVTDPDTGEAVTVGLQRGPLLWRSMIQWLGGMGIVVLSLAILPLLGVGGMQLFRAEAPGPSPDRLTPRIKETARLLWGVYCALSLSCMVALMIAGLGWYDALCHAFTTMATGGFSTQDTSIGGFANPAVESVLIVFMFLAGVNFSLHYAAIRGRLGAYLGDSEFKTYLSVVAVAG
- the trkA gene encoding Trk system potassium transporter TrkA, coding for MMKIIIVGAGAVGSIVANRLSSANHDVVMIEADPDIVNEAKDHVDAMIQTGNGAACEVLEEAGVEKAGVLIAVTDVDEINILACLQADRYGVRTKVARVRNREYYRRAGEEDTTGQSSFEAIDQMINPDQEAVAEIHELLLQPAATDIYDFADGRVQVIGARIGSGAPVDGKSLSEIAGEVGSRWALVAAITRRQKTIIPTGDDKLLEGDHVFLVGRPGRINEALGRLTRPTPRPRAIMVAGANRIGVSLSEWLDRDGIHVKLIEPDEQRARWAGDRLEKTLPLRGEATDAELLEQEGVEKIDAFVAVSDDEEMNITSCLLARHYGASKTISLIKRPNYVPLAAVIGIDAAVSPRLSTARAIMRYFRHGNILSLTDLKDSDAEVLEVEATERSAAVGVQLAKLELPRNTILGAIIKPYQVVIPRGSDVIDPGDKVLVFTLPGRVKAVQKLFR